Proteins found in one Deinococcus multiflagellatus genomic segment:
- a CDS encoding DUF2256 domain-containing protein — protein sequence MLRAMATQASFGKGRPPSQRPSKVCAACGLPFTWRRKWARDWEQVKYCSDRCRKQAKSRPA from the coding sequence ATGCTGCGCGCAATGGCCACGCAAGCCTCGTTCGGAAAAGGGCGGCCCCCCAGCCAGCGGCCCAGCAAGGTCTGCGCCGCGTGCGGCCTGCCGTTCACCTGGCGCCGCAAATGGGCGCGCGACTGGGAGCAGGTCAAATACTGCTCTGACCGCTGCCGCAAACAGGCCAAGTCGAGGCCCGCATGA
- a CDS encoding 3-deoxy-7-phosphoheptulonate synthase has protein sequence MTHPEPTIAPGRTENLNVSGFTPLVTPRALKARWPLTPAAERTVLAGRRAAQEIVHGQDDRLLVVVGPCSIHDHEQALAYAERLSALRERVRDRLEVQMRVYVDKPRTTVGWRGYLLDPDMTGANDINKGLELTRRLMVQVSELGVPVATELLDPFAPQYVFDAVAWACLGARTTESQTHRVMASAVSAPMGFKNGTGGGIKLAVDAIVAARAPHAFFTIDDDGRGCIVHTLGNPDGHVILRGGRGGPNYAPQFVRETAELMAAAGLSPAVMVDCSHANSGSDHTRQALVWRDVLHQRLSGQTAIRGLMIESNLRAGKQGIPADLATLVPGLSVTDACVGWDETETLLLEAHAALGRVAVGG, from the coding sequence ATGACCCACCCCGAGCCCACCATTGCCCCTGGCCGCACCGAGAACCTGAATGTCAGCGGCTTTACCCCGCTGGTCACCCCACGCGCCCTGAAGGCCCGCTGGCCCCTGACCCCGGCTGCCGAACGCACCGTGCTGGCCGGGCGCCGCGCCGCCCAGGAGATCGTGCATGGGCAGGATGACCGCCTGCTGGTGGTGGTGGGGCCGTGTTCCATTCACGACCACGAACAGGCCCTGGCGTACGCCGAGCGCCTCTCGGCGCTGCGCGAGCGGGTTAGGGACCGCCTGGAAGTGCAGATGCGGGTGTACGTGGACAAACCGCGCACGACCGTGGGCTGGCGCGGCTACCTGCTGGACCCGGACATGACCGGGGCCAACGACATCAACAAGGGCCTGGAACTCACCCGGCGCCTGATGGTGCAGGTGAGCGAACTGGGGGTGCCGGTGGCCACCGAACTGCTGGACCCTTTTGCGCCGCAGTACGTGTTCGACGCGGTGGCCTGGGCCTGCCTGGGCGCCCGCACCACCGAGTCCCAGACCCACCGCGTCATGGCGAGCGCGGTCTCGGCGCCCATGGGCTTCAAGAACGGCACCGGCGGCGGCATCAAACTGGCGGTGGACGCGATTGTGGCCGCCCGCGCCCCACACGCCTTTTTCACCATTGACGACGACGGCCGGGGCTGCATCGTGCATACGCTGGGCAACCCCGACGGCCACGTCATTCTGCGTGGGGGCCGGGGCGGGCCCAACTACGCGCCGCAATTCGTGCGCGAGACCGCCGAACTGATGGCGGCGGCGGGCCTGAGCCCGGCGGTGATGGTGGATTGCTCGCACGCCAACAGCGGCTCGGACCACACCCGGCAGGCCCTGGTCTGGCGCGACGTGCTGCACCAGCGCCTCAGCGGCCAGACGGCCATTCGCGGCCTGATGATCGAGAGCAACCTCAGGGCCGGTAAACAGGGTATTCCCGCCGATCTGGCGACCCTGGTGCCCGGCCTCAGCGTGACCGACGCCTGCGTGGGCTGGGACGAGACCGAGACCCTGTTGCTCGAAGCCCACGCCGCGCTGGGCCGGGTGGCCGTGGGCGGGTAG
- a CDS encoding SDR family NAD(P)-dependent oxidoreductase: protein MTPSPALALVTGASSGIGEHLARQLAARGAPLVLVARSAERLQALAQELQARHGVPVHVLPADLAQPGAAQRLTDELHARGLYPEILVNNAGLGTFDEFLQQTPEAISGLIALNITALTELTRLLAPHMVAQGRGRILNVASTAAFQPGPLMAAYYASKAYVLSLSEALNEEFRAHGVSVTALCPGPVETGFQAASGLGRSQLLQGPVRLAMLSAEQVARAGIDAMLRGQAVVIPGRINQLQIAALRLLPRAVVPPMIRRLQAQRHA from the coding sequence ATGACCCCATCTCCCGCCCTCGCCCTTGTGACTGGTGCCAGCAGCGGCATCGGTGAACACCTCGCCCGGCAGCTGGCGGCACGCGGCGCCCCGCTGGTGCTGGTGGCCCGCAGCGCCGAGCGCCTGCAGGCCCTGGCCCAGGAGCTCCAGGCCCGCCACGGTGTGCCCGTGCATGTGCTGCCCGCCGACCTGGCACAGCCAGGCGCCGCCCAGCGCCTGACTGATGAACTGCACGCCCGGGGTCTGTACCCCGAGATCCTGGTGAACAACGCGGGCCTGGGCACCTTCGACGAGTTCCTGCAGCAGACCCCCGAGGCCATTTCTGGCCTGATCGCCCTGAACATCACCGCGCTGACCGAACTGACGCGGCTGCTGGCGCCGCATATGGTCGCGCAGGGGCGGGGGCGCATTCTGAACGTGGCGAGCACCGCCGCCTTCCAGCCCGGCCCGCTGATGGCCGCTTACTATGCCAGCAAAGCCTACGTGCTGAGCCTCAGCGAGGCCCTGAACGAAGAGTTCCGCGCCCACGGCGTGAGCGTGACGGCGCTGTGCCCGGGGCCAGTGGAAACCGGCTTCCAGGCGGCCAGCGGCCTGGGCCGCAGCCAGTTGCTTCAGGGCCCGGTGCGGCTGGCCATGCTGAGCGCCGAGCAGGTGGCGCGCGCAGGGATTGACGCCATGCTGCGCGGACAGGCCGTGGTGATTCCCGGCCGGATCAACCAGTTGCAGATTGCGGCCCTGCGCCTGCTGCCGCGCGCCGTGGTGCCGCCCATGATCCGCCGCCTGCAGGCCCAGCGCCACGCCTGA
- a CDS encoding TetR/AcrR family transcriptional regulator, with amino-acid sequence MVTSVRARSEGAKAARRAEMVRVAHALWRAHRYEDITLQAVATRLGLTKAALYGYFPTKESLFLALYETLLGDFLADWQRHLTLGGTHTPASLAALSTALLRDHADLTRLMPHLAGLLERNLTPEGALAHKRWLLSRLEPLLPALVHALPALDTERALALLTYTQALVAGLYPMGDPAPAVQAALSEPALAPLCVAFWPSLEGALAALYTGLCA; translated from the coding sequence ATGGTGACTTCTGTTCGGGCGCGCAGCGAGGGGGCCAAAGCCGCCCGCCGCGCCGAGATGGTGCGGGTGGCCCATGCGCTGTGGCGGGCCCACCGCTACGAAGACATCACCCTGCAGGCGGTCGCCACTCGCCTGGGGCTGACCAAGGCCGCGCTATACGGGTACTTTCCCACCAAGGAAAGCCTTTTTCTGGCGCTCTACGAAACGCTGCTGGGCGACTTCCTGGCCGACTGGCAGCGGCACCTGACGCTGGGGGGCACCCACACCCCCGCCTCGCTGGCCGCCCTGAGCACGGCGCTGCTGCGCGACCATGCGGACCTGACGCGCCTGATGCCGCACCTCGCCGGGCTGTTAGAGCGCAACCTGACCCCTGAGGGCGCGCTGGCGCATAAGCGGTGGCTGCTGTCGCGCCTGGAGCCCCTGCTGCCGGCCCTGGTCCACGCCCTGCCCGCGCTGGACACCGAGCGGGCGCTGGCGCTGCTGACCTACACCCAGGCGCTGGTGGCGGGCCTGTACCCCATGGGCGACCCGGCCCCGGCCGTGCAGGCGGCCCTGAGTGAGCCGGCCCTGGCGCCGCTGTGCGTGGCGTTCTGGCCCTCGCTGGAGGGGGCCCTGGCCGCCCTGTACACCGGCCTGTGCGCCTAA
- a CDS encoding fasciclin domain-containing protein codes for MPRGNTIAAIVANDPNFSTLLSAVQAAGLVDTLSSAGPFTVFAPTNAAFAKVPAADLNALLNDRERLRALLLYHVVPGRVTAAQVTGLSSAKTVNGASLNISTSGNMVMINDATVTRADIRASNGIIHVVDTVLMP; via the coding sequence GTGCCGCGTGGCAATACCATTGCCGCCATCGTGGCGAATGATCCCAACTTCAGCACGCTGCTCAGCGCGGTTCAGGCAGCGGGGCTGGTGGACACGCTAAGCAGCGCTGGGCCTTTCACGGTCTTTGCGCCCACCAATGCGGCCTTTGCCAAGGTGCCGGCCGCAGACCTGAACGCCCTGCTCAATGACCGCGAGCGCCTGCGGGCCCTGCTGCTGTACCACGTCGTGCCCGGCCGCGTGACGGCCGCGCAGGTCACAGGCCTCAGCTCGGCCAAGACGGTCAACGGCGCGAGCCTGAACATCAGCACCTCGGGCAACATGGTGATGATCAACGACGCCACCGTGACGCGCGCCGATATTCGCGCCAGCAACGGCATCATTCATGTGGTGGACACGGTTCTGATGCCCTGA
- a CDS encoding VanW family protein, which translates to MKPVVHVVSFLALGGVALGSLLSPLAPPRAEPNPPVPVQVAASSRPAVPATLTLRWSVPEPQLVGARVQRPLLHRSVTLPLRAQDVLAARQQGNLTGLRRDLDRAYARIEARVPRDIRFRRTAQGWVGEAVTGWTLDRRAADGAVLNTLGAGQDDARLPVKLRAPARSVRWAQAQGLQHVATGTSSVAGSPEFRVHNIRVGAARLQGTWLAAGATFNFNALVGPVAARTGFRPGYVVTGRTLALEDGGGLCQVSTTVFRAALRSGVPITERHAHSYQVGYYGDPGQDAAVYAPSKNLRWRNDFRSVVLVQTEWDVAREQLSVHLFARPDGRRVQLAPVQVRGVVAAPAPTYMVDPAMAPDEVRRVDMPAPGAQARVVRQVLWPGGTRRTDVIRSSYRAWGGVFAVAPGDPRARR; encoded by the coding sequence ATGAAGCCTGTTGTGCACGTCGTCTCCTTCCTGGCCCTGGGCGGCGTCGCGCTGGGCAGTCTGCTGAGCCCGCTGGCCCCACCCCGGGCGGAACCGAACCCGCCCGTCCCGGTTCAGGTGGCTGCCTCGTCCCGCCCGGCCGTGCCAGCCACCCTCACCCTGCGCTGGAGTGTGCCCGAGCCCCAGCTGGTTGGCGCTCGGGTGCAGCGGCCACTGCTGCACCGCTCGGTCACCCTGCCGCTGCGTGCCCAGGACGTGCTCGCCGCCCGGCAGCAGGGCAACCTGACCGGCCTGAGACGGGACCTGGACCGCGCCTACGCCCGTATAGAGGCGCGGGTGCCCCGTGACATCCGCTTTCGCCGGACCGCGCAGGGGTGGGTGGGCGAGGCTGTTACCGGCTGGACGCTGGACCGCCGCGCGGCCGATGGGGCGGTGCTGAACACCCTGGGGGCGGGGCAGGATGACGCGCGCCTGCCGGTCAAGTTGCGGGCCCCAGCGCGCAGTGTGCGCTGGGCACAGGCGCAGGGCCTGCAGCATGTCGCCACCGGCACGTCCTCCGTTGCGGGCAGCCCGGAGTTCCGGGTGCACAACATCCGTGTAGGGGCCGCGCGCCTGCAGGGGACATGGCTTGCGGCGGGCGCCACCTTCAATTTCAATGCCCTGGTGGGGCCGGTGGCCGCCCGTACTGGCTTCAGGCCCGGCTACGTGGTCACGGGCCGGACCCTGGCGCTGGAGGACGGCGGCGGGCTCTGTCAGGTGAGCACCACCGTCTTCCGCGCCGCGCTGCGCTCGGGCGTGCCTATTACAGAGCGACACGCCCATTCGTATCAGGTAGGCTACTACGGCGACCCCGGGCAGGACGCCGCCGTCTATGCCCCCAGCAAGAACCTGCGATGGCGCAACGACTTTCGTAGTGTGGTCCTGGTGCAGACCGAGTGGGATGTGGCCCGGGAACAGCTCTCTGTTCACCTGTTCGCCCGCCCGGATGGTCGCCGGGTGCAGCTGGCGCCAGTGCAGGTCCGTGGCGTGGTGGCGGCCCCCGCCCCCACCTATATGGTGGACCCGGCCATGGCGCCGGACGAGGTGCGCCGCGTGGACATGCCCGCGCCCGGCGCACAGGCCAGGGTGGTCCGGCAGGTGCTCTGGCCGGGAGGCACGCGCCGCACCGACGTGATCCGCAGCAGTTACCGGGCCTGGGGCGGTGTGTTCGCCGTGGCGCCCGGTGACCCCCGCGCCCGGCGCTGA
- a CDS encoding gluconokinase: MRVVVMGVIGSGKTALGRTLAETLDWPFLDADDYHSEQARAQMASGVPMTDDDRRPWLLTLRRLLAERPQVVLACSALRRRYRDILRLPGTRFVYLEVPESLVRGRLEARTGHFVGADLLPSQLAALEPPMASETDVLTLHVAPEDTPAELRDRALALLGLP; encoded by the coding sequence ATGCGCGTGGTGGTGATGGGGGTGATTGGCAGTGGCAAGACCGCCCTGGGCCGCACCCTGGCCGAGACCCTCGACTGGCCCTTTCTGGACGCCGACGACTACCACTCGGAGCAGGCGCGGGCGCAGATGGCCTCGGGCGTGCCCATGACCGATGATGACCGGCGGCCCTGGCTGCTGACCCTGCGCCGCCTGCTGGCCGAGCGGCCCCAGGTGGTGCTGGCGTGCTCGGCGCTTAGGCGGCGTTACCGCGACATTCTGCGCCTGCCTGGTACGCGTTTTGTGTACCTGGAGGTTCCCGAGAGCCTGGTGCGCGGGCGTCTGGAAGCGCGTACCGGTCACTTTGTGGGCGCGGACCTGCTGCCGTCCCAGTTGGCCGCCCTGGAACCCCCCATGGCCAGCGAAACCGACGTGCTGACCCTGCACGTGGCCCCTGAAGACACCCCCGCCGAGCTGCGTGACCGTGCGCTGGCGCTGCTGGGGTTGCCCTGA
- the uvsE gene encoding UV DNA damage repair endonuclease UvsE codes for MTGPAYGLVCMTVGPEVRFRTVTLSRYQLLSPAEREAKLLDLYADNIARVRRAADFCAARGIRLYRLSSSLFPMLDLAGDDTGPAVLDHLAPQLREAGQAFVDAGIRVLMHPEQFIVLNSDRPEVRAASVQALASHARVLDGLGLARSPWNLLLLHGGKGGRAAELRAVIPDLPDGARLRLGLENDERAYGPADLLPVCEATGTPLVFDAHHHVVREKLPDQEDPSVRQWVLAARRTWHPPDWQVVHLSNGLEGPGDRRHSHLISAVPSAYADVPWIEVEAKGKEEALAALQKLNAP; via the coding sequence ATGACTGGCCCCGCCTATGGCCTGGTGTGCATGACGGTGGGGCCAGAGGTGCGCTTTCGCACGGTGACCCTTTCGCGCTACCAGCTGCTGTCCCCCGCCGAGCGCGAGGCCAAGCTGCTGGACCTCTATGCCGACAACATCGCCCGCGTGCGCCGCGCCGCCGACTTCTGCGCCGCGCGCGGCATCCGGCTCTACCGCCTGAGTTCCAGCCTCTTTCCCATGCTGGATCTGGCCGGGGATGACACCGGCCCGGCGGTGCTGGACCACCTCGCGCCGCAGCTGCGTGAGGCGGGACAGGCGTTTGTGGACGCCGGGATTCGCGTGCTGATGCACCCAGAACAGTTCATTGTGCTCAACAGTGACCGCCCCGAGGTCCGCGCCGCCAGCGTGCAGGCCCTGGCCAGCCACGCCCGGGTGCTGGACGGCCTGGGGCTGGCGCGCAGCCCCTGGAACCTGCTGCTGCTGCACGGCGGCAAGGGAGGCCGCGCCGCCGAGTTGCGGGCGGTCATTCCTGACCTGCCAGACGGCGCGCGCCTGCGCCTGGGGCTAGAAAACGACGAGCGCGCTTACGGCCCGGCTGACTTGCTACCCGTCTGCGAGGCCACCGGCACGCCCCTGGTTTTCGATGCCCACCACCATGTGGTGCGCGAGAAGCTGCCGGACCAGGAAGACCCCAGCGTGCGCCAGTGGGTGCTGGCCGCGCGGCGCACCTGGCACCCCCCGGACTGGCAGGTGGTGCACCTGAGCAACGGCCTGGAGGGGCCCGGTGATCGCCGCCACAGCCACCTGATCAGCGCGGTCCCCAGCGCCTACGCCGACGTGCCCTGGATTGAGGTGGAGGCCAAGGGCAAGGAAGAGGCCCTGGCCGCGCTGCAAAAGCTAAACGCCCCCTAA
- a CDS encoding carbohydrate binding domain-containing protein codes for MRQPARLNISRLTLPLTVLLAACTPTAATEPSPVWQDEFSGAALSSQRWSPQIGNGFMAGNDYVSGWGNNELQYYTDRPQNLRLENGELVITARKETFTGPTGNTSGTFGWTSGRIRTAGKFSRTYGRFEIRAKFPRGKGLWPAIWLLPEEPNPYGSWAASGELDIAEGWGSKPGEVAQTIHYGGLWPNNVYSGSTVKYPQGAMDDWHVYAVEWTPGKIQWFIDGQLTSEKTEWWSAGGTPPSGDADLHPWPAPFDQPFYVLLNLAVGGNFDGNPDATTPSAAEMRVDYVRVYGLEAEKQPAGQRPRMTYPWTPVPARPALPDGNLVYNPSFDWADTDPRVTPGAPRLEGVSGSAFWTLFTSDGKVTLSSDTAADNALKADITAPGSVNYAVQVRQDGLNVEAGGKYEVSFEVWAAQPRAMMVKVGGGPNRGYAAYSGEQTVQIGTAKARRTLTFDMKAVTDAAARLEFNLGNAGVGPVWLDNVVVKRVGNAAGARPPASDGNLLYNAGFTQDSPAHPGIAGVPGTAYWSTWESGAGGLSTTASGGEVTLNVARVDPANNWHVQLNQTDVPLVAGQTYTLTFSGRASSLREVGVVIGENGGSYARYLDAKAALTPTARGFTYTFTAPVTNPAAQLQILGAVGQPGESYSLSFKDFRLVPAK; via the coding sequence ATGCGCCAGCCTGCCCGCCTGAATATTTCCCGCCTGACCCTGCCCCTGACCGTGTTGCTGGCGGCCTGCACCCCCACCGCCGCCACCGAGCCCAGCCCTGTCTGGCAGGACGAATTTAGTGGCGCGGCCTTGAGCAGCCAGCGCTGGAGCCCGCAGATTGGCAACGGTTTCATGGCCGGCAATGACTACGTATCGGGCTGGGGCAACAACGAGCTGCAGTACTACACCGACCGGCCCCAGAACCTGCGCCTGGAGAACGGCGAACTGGTGATCACCGCCCGCAAAGAAACCTTCACCGGGCCCACCGGCAACACCAGCGGCACCTTTGGCTGGACCTCCGGGCGCATTCGCACGGCGGGCAAGTTCAGCCGCACCTACGGCCGCTTTGAGATTCGCGCCAAGTTTCCCCGGGGCAAGGGGCTGTGGCCCGCGATCTGGCTGCTGCCGGAAGAGCCCAACCCCTACGGCAGCTGGGCCGCCAGTGGCGAGCTGGACATTGCCGAGGGCTGGGGCAGCAAGCCTGGTGAGGTGGCGCAGACCATCCACTACGGCGGCCTGTGGCCCAACAACGTCTACTCTGGCAGCACGGTGAAGTATCCGCAGGGCGCCATGGACGACTGGCATGTGTACGCCGTGGAGTGGACGCCCGGGAAAATCCAGTGGTTCATTGACGGCCAGCTGACCTCCGAGAAGACCGAGTGGTGGAGCGCGGGGGGCACCCCGCCCAGCGGCGACGCCGATCTGCACCCCTGGCCCGCGCCGTTTGACCAGCCGTTTTATGTGCTGCTGAACCTGGCCGTGGGCGGCAACTTCGACGGCAACCCGGACGCCACCACGCCGAGCGCGGCCGAGATGCGGGTGGACTACGTACGCGTGTACGGCCTGGAGGCGGAAAAACAGCCTGCCGGCCAGCGGCCCAGGATGACCTACCCCTGGACCCCGGTGCCGGCGCGCCCCGCGCTGCCCGACGGCAATCTGGTGTACAACCCCAGCTTCGACTGGGCCGACACCGACCCGCGCGTCACCCCTGGCGCGCCCCGGCTGGAGGGCGTCAGCGGCTCGGCCTTCTGGACCCTGTTCACCAGCGATGGCAAGGTGACCCTGAGCAGCGACACCGCTGCAGACAACGCCCTGAAAGCCGACATTACAGCTCCCGGCAGCGTGAATTATGCCGTGCAGGTGCGCCAGGACGGCCTGAATGTGGAAGCGGGCGGCAAATACGAGGTGAGTTTCGAGGTCTGGGCCGCTCAGCCCCGCGCCATGATGGTGAAGGTGGGCGGTGGCCCCAACCGGGGCTACGCGGCCTATTCCGGCGAGCAGACCGTGCAGATAGGCACGGCCAAGGCGCGCCGCACCCTGACCTTTGACATGAAAGCCGTGACCGACGCCGCCGCCCGGCTGGAATTCAACCTGGGGAATGCCGGCGTGGGCCCGGTGTGGCTGGACAACGTGGTGGTGAAGCGGGTGGGCAACGCGGCGGGCGCGCGCCCCCCGGCCAGTGACGGCAACCTCCTGTACAACGCGGGCTTTACCCAGGACAGCCCCGCCCACCCCGGCATTGCGGGCGTGCCCGGCACCGCTTACTGGAGTACCTGGGAGAGCGGCGCGGGTGGCCTGAGCACCACCGCCAGCGGCGGCGAGGTGACCCTGAACGTGGCCCGCGTGGACCCGGCCAACAACTGGCATGTGCAGCTGAACCAGACCGACGTGCCCCTGGTGGCGGGCCAGACCTACACCCTGACCTTCTCTGGCCGCGCCAGCAGCCTGCGCGAGGTGGGCGTGGTGATTGGTGAAAACGGCGGCAGCTACGCCCGCTACCTGGACGCCAAGGCGGCCCTGACCCCCACGGCCAGGGGGTTCACGTACACCTTTACTGCCCCCGTAACCAATCCGGCGGCGCAGCTGCAGATTCTAGGCGCCGTGGGCCAGCCGGGCGAGAGCTACAGCCTGTCGTTCAAGGACTTCAGGCTGGTGCCAGCGAAGTAA